A window of the Brassica oleracea var. oleracea cultivar TO1000 chromosome C1, BOL, whole genome shotgun sequence genome harbors these coding sequences:
- the LOC106337523 gene encoding uncharacterized protein LOC106337523, which translates to MKGFNTPRKSQGRDLFYQTPTNCSDEEIQRNIEFLKKLQEADDKTLYRRYEGYITYIQLKRGLVLLLRGHRGLIIEFRQLLSYFASPVRNNSEKENPKSELKRTVAFLHKIEALGESVYKAFMDALGFSGDKEILIEQLSEMLRGHESLKEEFETFLIDNRLLKRKRDCVNVTPSYCIRPEVEKGSSSGPVLNGKYYSGGSYHPEDSVEKNSEACRFEK; encoded by the exons GGGAGAGACTTGTTTTATCAAACTCCGACTAATTGTTCGGATGAAGAGATTCAACGAAACATCGAGTTCTTGAAGAAACTGCAAGAGGCAGATGATAAGACACTCTACCGTCGATACGAAG GCTATATAACCTACATCCAACTCAAACGCGGACTGGTTCTCCTTCTCCGTGGACACAGAGGTTTGATCATAGAGTTTCGTCAGCTTTTGTCGTATTTTGCTTCTCCTGTAAGAAACAACTCCGAGAAAGAGAACCCAAAATCTGAATTGAAACGCACGGTTGCATTCTTGCACAAGATCGAAGCGTTGGGAGAGAGTGTTTACAAGGCTTTTATGGATGCGTTAGGGTTTAGTGGTGATAAAGAGATTCTGATTGAACAACTCAGCGAAATGTTACGCGGTCACGAGTCTCTAAAAGAGGAGTTTGAAACGTTCTTGATCGATAACCGTTTACTCAAACGCAAACGCGATTGCGTGAATGTCACGCCATCGTATTGTATTAGACCTGAAGTTGAAAAGGGATCTTCCTCTGGTCCGGTTTTAAACGGAAAATACTACTCTGGAGGTTCATATCATCCGGAGGACTCAGTGGAGAAGAACAGTGAGGCTTGTCGCTTCGAAAAATGA